One part of the Helicoverpa armigera isolate CAAS_96S chromosome 3, ASM3070526v1, whole genome shotgun sequence genome encodes these proteins:
- the LOC110383804 gene encoding biogenesis of lysosome-related organelles complex 1 subunit 5 isoform X1, with protein MTELSREIGEIWSRLFDHRPFLNGEIKFMLKEFEEKRGDREVENLFAILEKLTDIKDSQAEKIIKSGETGLPVLKEKLQQALLLSDEVEKDYLEARKEHDKRRLELKEKRQVEWDQFIDDMNFKCQRIDNTFEEKEEELRDLYADLNHKLNIAK; from the exons ATGACGGAGCTGTCACGAG AAATCGGAGAAATCTGGTCAAGATTATTCGACCACCGCCCATTCCTAAAtggtgaaataaaatttatgctGAAAGAGTTTGAG GAGAAGCGTGGAGACAGGGAAGTAGAAAATTTGTTTGCTATACTTGAGAAATTGACTGATATAAAAGACAGCCAGGCAGAAAAGATTATCAAAAGTGGAGAAACAGGTCTTCCAGTACTGAAAGAGAAGTTGCAACAAGCATTACTGCTCAGTGACGAAGTAGAGAAGGATTATCTGGAAGCACGAAAG GAGCATGATAAACGTAGATTAGAACTCAAAGAAAAGAGACAAGTTGAATGGGATCAGTTTATTGATGATATGAACTTCAAATGTCAAAGAATAGACAATACAtttgaagaaaaagaagaagaactAAGAGATTTGTATGCTGACCTCAACCATAAACTAAATATtgctaaataa
- the LOC110383804 gene encoding biogenesis of lysosome-related organelles complex 1 subunit 5 isoform X2: MLKEFEEKRGDREVENLFAILEKLTDIKDSQAEKIIKSGETGLPVLKEKLQQALLLSDEVEKDYLEARKEHDKRRLELKEKRQVEWDQFIDDMNFKCQRIDNTFEEKEEELRDLYADLNHKLNIAK; encoded by the exons atgctGAAAGAGTTTGAG GAGAAGCGTGGAGACAGGGAAGTAGAAAATTTGTTTGCTATACTTGAGAAATTGACTGATATAAAAGACAGCCAGGCAGAAAAGATTATCAAAAGTGGAGAAACAGGTCTTCCAGTACTGAAAGAGAAGTTGCAACAAGCATTACTGCTCAGTGACGAAGTAGAGAAGGATTATCTGGAAGCACGAAAG GAGCATGATAAACGTAGATTAGAACTCAAAGAAAAGAGACAAGTTGAATGGGATCAGTTTATTGATGATATGAACTTCAAATGTCAAAGAATAGACAATACAtttgaagaaaaagaagaagaactAAGAGATTTGTATGCTGACCTCAACCATAAACTAAATATtgctaaataa
- the LOC126053443 gene encoding LOW QUALITY PROTEIN: uncharacterized protein LOC126053443 (The sequence of the model RefSeq protein was modified relative to this genomic sequence to represent the inferred CDS: inserted 1 base in 1 codon; substituted 1 base at 1 genomic stop codon), translating to MDSIGSLVDTKLKIFPSTNLLNYLNTISIDDKTPINIARLVKGKEYEGNHKTTKEDTNKTPVHLNTNDIENLNKIKAIVEAKNDTHTEESDENSSKYDVIEEEKTEKDTSQEESSEKNKKNETSKKTEPDDKSVDKQKLNKEDPEQEAELYITTADVDWLXCTPPAKRKSNVDGDKTVPYLHVLLEGASIETPENQVLKRDPVLEARCVKLRAQQEARDYRKMTKSVDNVXNEVPEDSISYQLKQMNRQLIAIGQFIISIFAGFLFGFRGVEWLVGNLDFGFRLLLGVMCALVIALAEIYFLAKKLNEELNIPETVQLGGPPKFADQPQYYVPKPSNSVANKEHQD from the exons atggaTTCCATAGGATCCCTTGTTGATACCAAACTTAAGATCTTCCCATCCacaaatttattaaattatcttaaCACTATATCTATTGATGATAAAACACCAATAAATATTGCAAGACTGGTTAAAGGAAAAGAATATGAAGGAAACCACAAAACAACCAAAGAAGATACAAATAAGACTCCAGTACATCTCAATACCAATGATAttgaaaatctaaataaaatcaaagctATTGTTGAGGCAAAAAATGACACACATACAGAAGAATCAGATGAAAACTCCTCTAAATATGATGTTATTGAAGAAGAGAAAACTGAGAAGGACACTTCCCAAGAGGAgagttcagaaaaaaataaaaagaatgaaACTTCCAAAAAGACAGAGCCTGATGATAAATCTGTAGACAAGCAGAAGCTTAATAAAGAGGATCCCGAACAAGAAGCTGAATTGTATATAACTACTGCTGATGTAGACTGGTTGTAATGCACACCTCCAGCAAAAAGGAAATCAAATGTAGATGGTGACAAAACTGTACCATACTTACATGTTTTATTAGAAGGAGCTTCCATTGAAACTCCTGAAAACCAAGTACTTAAAAGAGATCCCGTTCTTGAGGCAAGGTGCGTGAAATTAAGGGCTCAACAGGAGGCGAGGGATTATCGAAAGATGACAAAATCTGTTGATAATG AGAATGAGGTTCCCGAAGATAGTATTTCTTATCAAT TGAAACAAATGAATCGCCAACTAATAGCAATTGGACAGTTCATCATTTCAATATTTGCTGGATTTCTCTTTGGATTCAGAGGAGTTGAGTGGTTGGTCGGCAATCTGGACTTTGGTTTTAGGCTATTACTAGGCGTTATGTGCGCCTTGGTAATTGCTCTCGCAGAAATATACTTCTTAgctaaaaaattaaatgaagaaTTGAATATACCAGAAACTGTTCAATTAGGTGGTCCACCTAAGTTTGCAGATCAACCACAATATTATGTGCCAAAACCATCTAATAGCGTGGCAAATAAGGAGCACCAGGATTAG